One Polaribacter reichenbachii genomic window, TTCCTCTAGCCTATATTTTACCAAAATATTATGGTGTTCTTGGTGTTTGGTGGTCTTTCCCAATAGCAGATATTTTATCAACAATAGTTACTGTTTTGGTTTTAAAAAGAGAGATTGATAAGAATTTAATTTCTGCTTAATTAGCCAATATTAAATTTATAATTATAAGAATTGGACATTTTGTTGATGATATAAGTAATAATTATGCTTATAAAAATTAAAAATTTTATCACAAAATGTTAAAATAAATAAATTTAGAATTCTTATTACTAAATTTATAAATACTAAACAGCTATTTAAGAATTTAATTCAAACTGATTCATCAATGCCTTTTCTTAGAATTTTAAAAAACAATAAAATTATCTTTTTAATTCTTTGTATATTTTTCTCAACAACTTATTATTCTCAAATAAAAACTAAAATTAGAGGAAAAATACTTGATAAAACCACAAAACTACCAGTTTCTTATGCTACTATCCTTTTAAAAAAAAATAGTTTAGGATTGTATGCAAATGAAGAAGGTGATTTTTTAATTTCTAATAGTTTAAAATATCAATCAGATACCATTATTATTTCTTCTATTGGTTACAAAAAAATATATCTACCTATAAAAGGTCTATCAAAAAAAGAAATAAATAAAATCTATTTACATCAAGTTAAAGAAACCCTAGATGAAATTACTATTGTGTCTAATAAAAAGAAAAATAAGGTACCTTCTAAATCATTAATTAAAGAAGCAATTAAACGAATACCACAAAATTACCCATCTAGTTCTTTTTCTATATTATCTTATTACAGAGATTATTTAAAAAGAAATGGTACATATTATAATTTAAATGAAGCCATTATTCAAACTATAGATAGCGGTTTTTTAACGCCACACTATAAAAATAACTTTCGCCTTTTAAGTTATAAGAACAACCCAAATTTTACTAGAGAATCATTTATTCCTGATGATTATGATAGTATTAATCAAAGTCCTGATTATCAAAATCCAAAAAAATATGTTCCTTATGCTAAAATTCCTAATAAAGGTGGAAACGAATTATTTATTTTATTAGGCCATGATCCTTTAAGAAATTACAATACCACTTCATTTTCGTTTATAAATAAATTAAAAAGAGATTTTATAAAAAATCATTCCTTTAAAAAACCCATTAAAATATTTCAAGATGAAACAATGTTTTATAAAGTACCTTTTTATACTCATAAAAATATTATTTATAATGGTAAACCTGTACATAAAGACGCCAATAAGAATGTAATAGATACTAAAGAACAACAAACTGATATTGCTTTAATTGAAGGAGAAATTGTTATTAATCCTAAAGATTACACCATACATCAAATTAAATATAAAGCAATATTAGAATCGACTAAAAAGCAAGTTTACGAATTACGATTAGAATATGGTTACATAGATAATACCAAATCTTTAATGCGTTTAAATTATGTTTCTTTTAATAATGAGTTTTTTACAGTAGATAATAATGATAAAGATTATTTTAAAATTGTTAATTACAAAAGAAAAGATAATTATTTATCCATCAAAACAAATGCTGTTATAGACGCTAAAAACGCAACAAACAAATCACTTTATAACATTTATAATAAAAAAGATAAAATTAAAATTAAAATTAAGAATGTAAAAATAGTTGGAAATGAAATTAGAGTATTTTTTAAACATCCTTATCAACTTAATTTAGAATTAAAAATAGATATTAGGAATATTAAAGACAATAAAGGAAGAATTATTAACCAAAAAAAATTACTTCGTTACTATCAGTTTAGAGAACTTTTTGTGCAACAGTTTAATAAAGAGGTTTCTTTTACAAACAAATGCTATATGCAAAATGTACCTTTACATAAAAATTGTATTTCTAAATCTGCTGAAACAAAAGATTTTTTAATGAATAGCCCGTTTCAAAAAATTGATTAATTAATCAATAATACTTTCTCCATTTAAATTAGTAGTTAAAATATCACTAAACAAATTAAAGAAAGGTCTTAAAGCTTTAAAACTTTCATCTAATTCTGATAAAAAATTAGGCGATAAAACCTCTGCATCTGTAAAATTTCTAATTGCTATAAAGCCTTTTTTTCTTAATAAATCTATGTCTTTA contains:
- a CDS encoding carboxypeptidase-like regulatory domain-containing protein; amino-acid sequence: MPFLRILKNNKIIFLILCIFFSTTYYSQIKTKIRGKILDKTTKLPVSYATILLKKNSLGLYANEEGDFLISNSLKYQSDTIIISSIGYKKIYLPIKGLSKKEINKIYLHQVKETLDEITIVSNKKKNKVPSKSLIKEAIKRIPQNYPSSSFSILSYYRDYLKRNGTYYNLNEAIIQTIDSGFLTPHYKNNFRLLSYKNNPNFTRESFIPDDYDSINQSPDYQNPKKYVPYAKIPNKGGNELFILLGHDPLRNYNTTSFSFINKLKRDFIKNHSFKKPIKIFQDETMFYKVPFYTHKNIIYNGKPVHKDANKNVIDTKEQQTDIALIEGEIVINPKDYTIHQIKYKAILESTKKQVYELRLEYGYIDNTKSLMRLNYVSFNNEFFTVDNNDKDYFKIVNYKRKDNYLSIKTNAVIDAKNATNKSLYNIYNKKDKIKIKIKNVKIVGNEIRVFFKHPYQLNLELKIDIRNIKDNKGRIINQKKLLRYYQFRELFVQQFNKEVSFTNKCYMQNVPLHKNCISKSAETKDFLMNSPFQKID